CGAGGTCATCCGGGGCACGACGGTGATCAAGGACGGCGCGATCACCTGGCCCCCGCCCGCCCCCAAGCTCTCCGCGGCGCCGGTCGCCGCGGCGCCCGCCGCAGCGGCGGTGGCGAAGCCGGCGGAGTCGAAGGGGCACGGCCACGGGGCGGCGGAGCCGGCCTCACCGGCGCGCACCGCGATCCTGTTCCTGGTCGCGGCCGCGCTCTTCTGGTTCATCGGCGCGAAGGCGCCCGCGGCCTTCCTGCCCCACTTCACGGTCTTCGTGCTGGCCTGCTTCGTGGGGTACATGGTGGTCTGGAACGTCACCCCCGCGCTGCACACGCCGCTCATGAGTGTCACGAACGCGATCTCCAGCATCATCGCGATCGGCGCCCTGGTGCAGATCGCCCCGCCGCTGATGAGCGGGGCGGAGGGCGGCGCGCGTCCGGCCACCTGGATTCTCGGGCTGGCGGTGGTGAGTCTCACGCTCGTATCGATCAACATGTTCGGCGGATTCGCCGTCACGCGCCGCATGTTGGAAATGTTCCGGAAATAGGGGGGCCTAGTGTCCGCGAGTCTCGCAACCGTCGCCTACATCGCCGCAACGATCCTGTTCATCCTCAGCCTGGGCGGGCTCTCCAATCCGGAATCTTCCCGCCGGGGGAACCTGTTCGGCATCATCGGCATGACCCTCGCGGTCCTGGCCACGATCTTCGGACCGCAGGTGACACCGGCCGGCTACGCATGGATCATCGGCGCGATGGCCGTCGGGGCGACGGTCGGGCTCTTCGCCGCGCGCATCGTGCGGATGACGCAGATGCCCGAGCTGGTCGCGCTGATGCACAGCCTGGTGGGTGTCGCGGCCGTGCTCGTGGGCTTCGCCAACTACATCGACCCCGCGGGCGCCGGGCGGTTCACGGGCGCGGACAAGACGATCCACGAGATCGAGATCTATCTCGGCGTCCTGATCGGGGCCGTGACCTTCTCAGGATCGCTGATCGCGTTCGGCAAGCTGGCCGGCAAGATCAGCGGCAAGCCGGTCATCCTGCCCGGTCGGCACCTCTTGAACCTCGCCGGTCTCCTGGCGGTGATCTGGTTCGGCGGCTCGTTCATCCGCGCGCATGACGTCGCGCAGGGCCTGACCCCGCTGTACGCGATGACCGCCATCGCGCTTCTCTTCGGCGTCCACATGGTGATGGCCATCGGCGGCGCCGACATGCCGGTGGTGGTGTCGATGCTCAACAGCTACTCCGGATGGGCGGCGGCGGCGACCGGCTTCATGCTGTCAAACGACCTCCTGATCGTGACCGGCGCCCTGGTGGGATCGAGCGGCGCCATCCTCTCCTACATCATGTGCCGCGCCATGAATCGCAAGTTCCTCTCCGTGATCGCGGGCGGCTTCGGAACCGAGGGCAGCGCCAAGCCCGCCGCCGGCGTGCAGCCGGCCGGCGAGGTGGTGCCGATCAACGCGGCCGATACGGCCGAGCTTCTGCGTGACGCCAAGAACGTCATCATCGTGCCGGGGTACGGCATGGCCGTGGCGCAGGCGCAGCACACGGTCTACGAGATCACCAAGTACCTGCGCGACAAGGGCGTCAACGTGCGCTTCGGCATCCACCCGGTCGCCGGCCGCATGCCCGGCCACATGAACGTGCTGCTGGCCGAGGCCAAGGTGCCCTACGACATCGTGCTGGAGATGGACGAGCTGAACGGGGACTTCGCCACGACCGACGTCGCCATGGTCATCGGCGCCAACGACATCGTGAACCCGGCGGCGGAGGACGATCCGACCAGCCCGATCGCCGGGATGCCGGTGCTCGAGGTCTGGAAGGCCAAGACCTCGATCGTCATGAAGCGCAGCATGGCGTCCGGCTACGCCGGCGTGGACAACCCGCTCTTCTACAAGGAAAACAACCGGATGCTGTTCGGGGACGCGAAGAAGATGCTGGATGAGGTGCTGGCCTCGCTGAAGAACTGAGCTCGAGGCGGAGCGGTCAGTCCAGCCGGAGCTGCGCGGTCTCGGCGCGCTCGGCGTCTTCCGCCCCGCCCGGAGCTTCCAGGTTGTGAACCCCCGCTCCGAGCAGCCGCACGGGGCGTCGGCCGGCTTCCGTCTTGTCCAGCAGCAGGACGGCGCGCCGGACGATTGCGTCGGGGTCGCTCGTGGCCGCCTCCGAATGGCTGCGGGTGATGGTCGTGAAATCGTCGTAGCGGACCTTGATCGTCACGGTCTTGGCCACGATCCCCTTCCGGCCCAACCACAGCGCGTTGTCGCGCGCCATTCCCGCGATCTCCTGGCGGATCCGCTCCAGGTCCAGCAGGTCCTCCGCATAGGTGCACTCGGAAGAAGACGACTTGGAGGCGCGGTTGGGCTCGACCGGGCGGTCGTCTTCGCCGCGAGCCAGCCGCTGCAGCCATTCCGCCATGCTCCCGACCGCCTCGCGCAGGACCGCGGCGTCGGCGCTCCGCACGTCCACGAGCCGCTCGATGCCTCGGGCCCGCAGCCGCTTCGCGGTCACGGGACCGACACCCCACAGCGCATCCACCGGAAGCTGATGGAGGAACGATTCGATCCGTTCCGGCGCGACCACGGTGAGACCGTCGGGCTTGCGCCACCCGGAGGCGATCTTGGCGAGGAACTTGTTCGGCGCCACGCCTGCGGACGCCGTGAGGCCGACCGTCTCGCGGATCAAGACCTTGAGCCGCCTCGCCACGTCGACGCCCAGCGGCTCGCCCCAGGCGTTCTCGGTCACGTCGAGGTAGGCCTCGTCGAGCGAGAGCGGCTCGACCAGGGGGGTGACCTCGCGGAGAAGGGCGAAGACCTGCTGCGAGACCGATCGATACTTGGAGAAATCGGGCGTCACGATCATCAGGCCGGGGCACAGGCG
Above is a window of Candidatus Binatia bacterium DNA encoding:
- the pntB gene encoding Re/Si-specific NAD(P)(+) transhydrogenase subunit beta, with amino-acid sequence MSASLATVAYIAATILFILSLGGLSNPESSRRGNLFGIIGMTLAVLATIFGPQVTPAGYAWIIGAMAVGATVGLFAARIVRMTQMPELVALMHSLVGVAAVLVGFANYIDPAGAGRFTGADKTIHEIEIYLGVLIGAVTFSGSLIAFGKLAGKISGKPVILPGRHLLNLAGLLAVIWFGGSFIRAHDVAQGLTPLYAMTAIALLFGVHMVMAIGGADMPVVVSMLNSYSGWAAAATGFMLSNDLLIVTGALVGSSGAILSYIMCRAMNRKFLSVIAGGFGTEGSAKPAAGVQPAGEVVPINAADTAELLRDAKNVIIVPGYGMAVAQAQHTVYEITKYLRDKGVNVRFGIHPVAGRMPGHMNVLLAEAKVPYDIVLEMDELNGDFATTDVAMVIGANDIVNPAAEDDPTSPIAGMPVLEVWKAKTSIVMKRSMASGYAGVDNPLFYKENNRMLFGDAKKMLDEVLASLKN
- the dinB gene encoding DNA polymerase IV; the encoded protein is MVRQQAPGPNPLIRRIVHIDMDAFYASVEQRDRPDLRGVPVAVGGSPDSRGVVAAASYEARRHGVHSAMPMSRAVRLCPGLMIVTPDFSKYRSVSQQVFALLREVTPLVEPLSLDEAYLDVTENAWGEPLGVDVARRLKVLIRETVGLTASAGVAPNKFLAKIASGWRKPDGLTVVAPERIESFLHQLPVDALWGVGPVTAKRLRARGIERLVDVRSADAAVLREAVGSMAEWLQRLARGEDDRPVEPNRASKSSSSECTYAEDLLDLERIRQEIAGMARDNALWLGRKGIVAKTVTIKVRYDDFTTITRSHSEAATSDPDAIVRRAVLLLDKTEAGRRPVRLLGAGVHNLEAPGGAEDAERAETAQLRLD